Proteins from a single region of Parasedimentitalea psychrophila:
- a CDS encoding phage tail protein I, whose translation MPDSLLPHNASSQERDIEAVTGPALAPAVLLQALWDPETCPEDLLPWLAWSFSADNWDPTWAEEDKRAVIAGSVEVHRRKGTVGAVRRALTDAGYGTARIVEGKPSSLYDGTVQYDGAEIHEGPDHWAEYRIYLDRPITIDQAAQVREILTNVAPARSHLKGLYFTEAAHRYNADIAYDGSYTHGVIQ comes from the coding sequence GTGCCTGATAGTCTGCTGCCCCATAACGCCAGTAGCCAGGAACGCGACATCGAGGCGGTCACCGGCCCGGCATTGGCACCCGCAGTCCTGTTGCAGGCGCTCTGGGATCCGGAAACCTGCCCCGAGGACCTGCTGCCCTGGCTTGCCTGGTCGTTCTCGGCCGACAATTGGGACCCAACTTGGGCCGAGGAAGACAAGCGGGCGGTGATCGCCGGCTCTGTTGAGGTGCATCGCCGCAAAGGCACCGTCGGCGCGGTGCGCCGCGCGCTCACCGATGCGGGTTATGGCACCGCGCGCATTGTCGAAGGCAAGCCCAGCTCGCTCTATGACGGCACCGTCCAATATGACGGCGCTGAGATCCACGAAGGCCCGGATCACTGGGCTGAATACCGGATCTATCTGGACCGCCCCATCACCATAGATCAGGCCGCCCAGGTGCGCGAGATCCTGACCAATGTTGCCCCGGCTCGCAGCCACCTCAAGGGGTTGTACTTCACCGAAGCCGCCCACCGCTACAACGCCGACATCGCGTATGACGGCAGCTATACTCATGGAGTTATCCAATGA
- a CDS encoding baseplate assembly protein: MSQLPAPNVVLPVSYEATLAAMLADLRARDPVFDALVESDPAYKILEVAAYYKTLTDQRVNDGARAVMPAYATGSNLDQIAARFGVERLIIDLGDAETLPPVSPVLESDEDFRRRMLLAFEGLSTAGPAGAYIFHALGADGDVADASVQSPAPGQVLVSILSRTGNGSAGAELVANVMATLNADDVRPLTDQVTVQAATITDYAITAMLTVLPGPDSTVVRQSAEDAAVGYAAAQHHLGRDVTLSGLYAALHQPGVQNVALANPVADIVIGEAQAPYCTGITVTVGGTGA, encoded by the coding sequence ATGTCCCAACTTCCCGCACCAAACGTGGTGTTGCCGGTGAGTTACGAGGCCACGCTTGCTGCAATGCTGGCAGATCTTCGCGCCCGCGATCCTGTCTTTGACGCTCTGGTTGAGAGTGACCCGGCGTATAAAATTCTGGAAGTCGCAGCCTATTACAAAACGCTGACGGATCAGCGGGTCAATGATGGCGCCCGCGCGGTCATGCCCGCCTATGCAACGGGCAGTAATCTGGACCAGATCGCCGCGCGTTTTGGTGTCGAGCGCCTGATCATTGACCTAGGTGATGCGGAGACACTGCCACCAGTGTCGCCTGTGCTGGAAAGTGACGAGGATTTCCGCCGCCGCATGTTGCTGGCGTTTGAGGGGCTGAGCACCGCTGGCCCTGCCGGGGCCTATATCTTCCATGCACTGGGCGCGGACGGCGATGTCGCGGACGCCAGCGTCCAGAGCCCGGCGCCAGGTCAGGTGCTGGTTTCAATCCTGTCGCGCACTGGCAATGGCAGTGCAGGCGCTGAATTGGTTGCTAATGTGATGGCCACTCTCAACGCCGACGATGTGCGGCCGCTGACAGATCAGGTGACGGTGCAAGCCGCCACAATCACCGATTATGCCATTACGGCCATGCTGACGGTGTTGCCCGGCCCTGACAGCACGGTGGTGCGCCAGTCAGCCGAGGATGCCGCTGTGGGTTACGCAGCTGCCCAACACCATCTTGGCCGCGATGTCACTCTGTCCGGCCTCTATGCTGCCTTGCACCAGCCGGGCGTCCAGAATGTGGCGCTGGCAAACCCGGTGGCGGATATCGTGATCGGCGAGGCGCAAGCGCCCTATTGCACTGGCATCACTGTAACCGTGGGGGGCACCGGTGCCTGA
- a CDS encoding GPW/gp25 family protein — protein sequence MNGIDASTGKSISGLAHLRQSVRDILTTPIGTRVMRRDYGSRLYRLVDAPMNDATRLDMMAATYEALETWEPRLTVDLVAVDMLEPGGVTVSIEGQYLPTGQQVTLDGIEVR from the coding sequence ATGAATGGCATTGACGCATCCACTGGTAAAAGCATCTCGGGCCTGGCGCATTTGCGCCAGTCTGTGCGCGATATTCTGACCACCCCTATTGGCACCCGGGTGATGCGCCGGGACTATGGCAGCCGGTTGTATCGGCTGGTTGATGCGCCCATGAACGACGCCACCCGCCTGGATATGATGGCCGCCACCTATGAGGCGCTCGAGACCTGGGAGCCGCGGTTAACGGTCGATCTGGTGGCGGTGGACATGCTTGAGCCTGGTGGTGTTACCGTCTCAATTGAGGGGCAATATCTGCCGACAGGCCAGCAAGTCACCCTTGATGGCATTGAGGTGCGCTGA